In the genome of Corvus cornix cornix isolate S_Up_H32 chromosome 7, ASM73873v5, whole genome shotgun sequence, the window TGCATCTGGCATACAATTACCTAGGCTTGCCAGGTCTAGGAGGAATTTCATGAGTGATGTTAGGTAGCTGGGAAGAAAACCCTCAGATAAAACATGTAATTCATTGGGGAATGTATCCCACTGATTAATGAGGCATGcttcagcaataaaaaagaGTGTTGTATACACCAAACTCACCTCACCATTAAGGAAACAATAAAGTACAGCCACAACAAAGCCCTAAAAGATAAAAGAACCATGGTCACAGAACTGTAGTTTCAGCTTTTGAATGGGGATGAGGCATCTCAAGGGAAATCAGACAGCTTGGCTTTGCCATTGGAAGCTCTAGTCTGTTGCAGAGTTATATGTTCTACCTCCTTTTCTTACTTTAAAGAAGTAATAGCTTGTCAAATATTACCTGGAATGATCCAAGAGCCAATTCAAAAAACAGCTGAATTTCCATTGTGCCGCTGCTTGCGtcctcagggaaaaaagcaaagatgatGTAGTGGACCCCAAAGAGAGGGATGAGGAGGAGTGTTGACTTTGCAAGTCTCCTGAGAatgaaaacagagggaaaagctgGTGTAGAAGAGCAAGAAATGCTCAGGTGGCCTTGCATGTCTTATAAGGGGTGTAAGGGACATACTTGTATTGGTTGAAATCACTGCTCCGTTTTTCAGGGGAGCTGAGCTTCCTCATCAGGATTCTTAAAATGTTgacaaagagaatgaaattaatctgaaaaaaaaccccaaagtaaGAATGCAAAAGCAACccaacaaacaacaaacccagTATCCACTTACATAACTGCCACGTATCAGCAGAGCCAGTTTGGGGATTCGATTACAGGGCTTGGGGCTGGCCTGCCTGTGTCCATGTTCCCATCCTAGTCTTTGTTCCTGCTTCTCCAGCCTGCTTGGCCACCCTGGGCTTGGATGcaggctgctttccctgctggttTGCTGCAGCTTTAGTTATGGAGATGGTCAGGCCGTATTATCCAGGCAAATCACCAAAGGACAGGGAGACCAGGAGCATCGGTTTGGCCCCTTGTGGCTGTGGGGTTCTGGCAGCCTCTGCACAGTCTGGCCCCACTTTGGATGCCAGCAAAGGGGCAGCACTGGAGCTATCACTTGCTATCTGGGACTGCAAGTGCTGTGTGCTCTCTGCCGGAAACACTCAGTGTGGTTTAGGATCACGAGGCAAATTAGTTAAAaatggggagaggagagagtCGACACTGGAGTTCTTCCTTTCGCATTTCCCCCATCTTGAAGGGTGGATATCAGGTAAAAATGCTGATCTGCTCAGTTTGGGTGCAGATGAGGCAATAGCTGTTTCTGCTCGTTTGACCCTCAGGGAAAGAGTGGGAGTTGCAGGGAGGCAGAGCCGCCTGAgcgtgtctgtgtgtctgtcccGCGGCCAGTGCCCTGCACCCCGTGGGGAGCGACCTCGGGCTGCTCTGCCCTTGGCTTGCACAGCCGGCACATCTGCACCCCTTCTGCAACACCCTGCACCGCGGCAGGCCCTTAACCCTTCCCTGTGCCGGGAAACACCACTGCAGAGGTGCATCCTCTTCATGGTGGGTCGTCCGTGCCTgtgggcactggagcagggctcTGGGGTGGTGGGTTTTCCTAAAAGAACCGGGCCTACTGGAGATGGGACAGACCGAGGAAGTCCCTGAGTTCTTTAAAGTTGCTGGATGGAAAGGGAGCAACTGTGGCTGCTGAGGGAGTCTGGAGAGGGCTGGAAGTTTGGGGAAGCTGGGGAGGGACGAGGAAAGGAATAGAGCTGGGAGGAGCTAGAGGTGGAGAgcatgaaggaaagaaatatttcatgagTGGTGGGGAGCAAAGGAGGTTCAGGTCGGGgtattctgggttttttaaccCATTAGGCCAGGGACGAGCCGTGTAGACTGAGCAGGACTTTTCACTGATAAAAACCACCGGGGAAGGGGGAGCGGTGCGATTCCTGCCGGGAGGCAGTGCCCGCGGGCAGCGCAGGAATGAACGTGAGCCTGGGAGCACAAAGGTGTTTATCGGCGCTGATTTTCTGCCCTTTGAACTGCTCGGGGCTGTGAGGAATACAAAGATTAGATCTGGGTTCTTAAGATCTGGCTGTTTGGCTAAGGGCTTGAGTAAAGCCTCTTTTGGGTAAAACCTGCAGAGTCAGGCAGCCGGCTTCTGTCTTCAGTGGCTAAACCAGGCAGGATCAGCATTCTGAGGACACTTGGAAGGCGATAGCGGGTGGGGACCGCCAAAAGATAAATTAAGATTGTGCTTTCTGTCTTGCAGAATGCCTGGGTCTTGTTGGCTTTTAAATATTGCTGAGTGGCTCCTAGCATGAGGGTtgtttcataaagaaaaataagtgcCATGGCCTGGTTAAGTTGATCCCAAATCACTTGTGCTGTCTGGTGCTTGTCTTGTGGGGATGCAGGACTGCTCACTGGTCAGTGGGAGCAGAACTTTAACCCACCATCTCAGCTGCCTGGGTTTCTGAGAGTGTGCAGAAGTTGCAGTTTGTGTTTTGCAAACATAATGGTTCTTACTGGAAACATGAAAACCTCAACCAGCTCTTGGGGTCTCACTTGGAGTGTCAGCAGGTTACTTGAGAGTAACCAGCAGTTCGTGTTTCTGGGCTAGGGTTTTAGACAGGTCATTAAAGCATGGTCTGACCCAGAGCATGTTCATCGGGCAGAACAACTAtcccaagcagcagctccagccccctgGTACCTAAGGCTCTGAAGGAGAGTATCAGCAAATGCTCAAAACACAGGTGCTGAGTATTATATCCACCGAACTGCTCTTGTCATCACTGCTGCCTTGCACAGGGTGGGTTCACACTGAGTTTCAACGCCTGTGCCTTAATTCACTGAGCAGTGCCTCAGTGCTGCCCACTAATACGTGGTGCATGCAGCTTGTGAGCTGTTTTCattcctgaaaacaaaagccagtgGTCATGTAAGGCAAGTTGGTTTTGGCTTTGCTGAGAGAGGCACTGACCGGCAGACACAAAAGTAATTGTACTGAAATGTACAGCCACTCGTTTCTCCTCCGGAGATTTCCTTGAAACAGTCCAAAACAAGCTTCCACAAACCAGCCAAGTTCACATGAAATCAACAGGATGTGGAAACCTGATCTTCAGCCTCTTGCTTCTTGGGAGGACATTCTAGCTTTCCTTGTGAACTTAGCTTTGGGGCATTAGTTACTAAGTCCTGCTGAGCAGAAGTTGCTTAAGCAGTAACTCATGGGTCACACCAGTTCAGACACATGTCTAAGATCAGTTCATTAACACACTTCTAAAGCATGTTGAGTAGATGAGCTCTGACTTCACAgtgtttgaaaatacagtttgaatCTGCTTGTCCCAGAAAAGACTTACAAAAATAGACACAACTATGGGGCCTCTAATGATCCACCAGGTATTGGCATCAGTGTTAATGTCCCAACACCTGTAAAAATAGAAGAGAAGGTGCAGTCAGTTATCAAAACATTGGTATCTTTTCAAACAGGTTTAGTCTGTTTTGTACCTTAGATAGGCCCCTATTCCCTTCTCTACGAAACTAATTTACTGTTCTTACTTAGTGGTACAACATGTCTGATGGAAAGCTGCCCACCTGCACTGGACAGAAATATGTCCTTCCCTTAAAGTATAAACACTGTTCAAAATTttgaaagggagaagagaaagaaacaaagtttcACTATTCAGAAAGTTAAATACAGATACTGAAAACACTGTGGTCTGAATTCATACCTGAAAGCTACCTCCTACccttgaaaatgctgaaatggaATTGGAAGCTTCTTCTCATGTTGCTCATCTGTACCTCTACTCACACCCACATTAGGATGAAGGCTCCCACCACAGCAGGGTGTTGATTGATTTATCTCCTCCCAGCAATTAGAAATGAGCAGGATGCCATAGAACAGCCTGCACAGGGGCTGCATGCTTCCCCTGGCGTGCCAGCTTCCCCCCTCCATACCACTCACCCAATATTTTCATGGAGCTGCCTAGCAGTCGCCCATGCAGCCACAAACACTGTTGGGGCACCTGCAATTGGAAAAACCAGTTACTGCTTCATGAGTTCATCccagaggcagaaaaaacccagttaTTCTTGCTGAAGGGAGAACCAGTACCCCATCCGAGAGCGATGAACCACCAGAGGTACTTCCTTTCcgagaagaaagaaatcaccAGGAGAGTGTGGAGGTACAGTCCCTCCACGAGGAGCCAGCTGTAGTTAGACATGATGCAATACTGAAAGAAGACCATGGTGAGCTTACAGCCAGCCTGAGGAAAGAGAGGGTAATTAGCTCCTGCCTGGGTTTGTGCCTACCTTCTAACAGAAAGAGCGAGCTGTAAATTAATTGGCAAATAGAGATTTTATAGCAATTAGGGGACTAAATGGGTGTCCTTGAGACAGGGGTTCACATGAcaagaaagcagagctggcgCTCCTAAATGCATTAATCAACTGCCTCACTAGAAGAACTGAATGTGTCATGGACACATGGATTCAGGTTACTGTCTCAGGGGAATTTCACTATTACTACCTCCTTAGTACCAGTAACACTAATATCACCTTAGAGAAGCAGATGAATGTATTGTcaatcttttttccccaagaaaattAGTTGATAAAGACAATGTTCtcaaagtattatttttctgcaacAGAAATCCAGCAAAACCAGTGgggtaaaacaaaacaaaacaaacctatTTTTGTTACTCTCCCTAATTCTTGTCTTTTAGTTTAAAGCATTGACCATCATCTGCAGTGTTGCTCACCCCTCCTCAGCcccaaattttcaaaatattttgctgccaataaaaagaaaaaggcaaaaacctttcaaaatttGAGAGGTCCCAAACTCTCTGAGTGCAAGCCCTTATCTTACTATCAGGTCTCACACTGCAGTGTACATCAGCAATATTTATTGTGTTCTCAGAGAAGGGGCAGAAGCATACCTCTCTTCTCCCATAACCCTTCATGATGAATATAAAGCTGGAAGGGAGAGTTCCTTCCCTGCACACTAGATCCTGCTAGGATCCTGCTGGGAAACTGAGGGGTGGAGCAAGCTGGCAGGCAAAGGGTTACCGTGTATGCCCCACAGTAATTTGTgtcttcagaggaaaacaaaacagcatcCTTGATGAAGTTGGACGAGGCTCGCAAAATGAACGATGTGAAGAGATGCATGTGGATGTAGTTCCTTGTGCAGCGAAGTCTTCTgcaaaaaaatgagagagagatCCAGTGAAGTGACATTCTTTACCAATGTAAGGAGCCTGTGGCTGTAAACAGCAGGTTTCAATCCTTAGTAGTGTTAAACTGACAAATGAAGAACAGTGTTGTTCTGTCTGTGAAAGGAAGGCTAAGGCATCTCCCAAGAGGGATATCCTAGAGAAGACCTTAAAAAGCTACAGTCACATCTGTTCCACTCAGGTACTAAAACAAGCTGAATGTTGCCAGGAAAATTGTGATTTCATGCCAATATGCTTGTTCTggcatccctccctcctttccagaGTAACATGAACCCAAGGTGTTTATTCACACCTGgatgaatttatttattctgccaGCACAGTGCACTTGTGCCTGCAGGGTTTTCTGTATTAAATCTCCACATAATCTGTGTCCAGAGGCCATGCAGCCTGAATATAAATTTGCAAAGTAGTTTGGTTTCCTTTTGCCCAGAGGAGCCGCCCTGACACTTACTGtaagggaaattaatttcactgaatAAGCAGCACAGTACAAATTCCAGGTTACAGGGATGAGTGAAGATAAGCTGAATGTCACATTGCTAATAGAAACACCTTTCCAGAAGTCAATGCAGTGGCACTTAGAACAAAGTTTTAGCCACAGTCTCAAGtggggaaaagagcagcagagggaaagacaCTCTGCCTAAGGGACACTGAAATCATGGGAAGACCTCATCAGGGAGTTGGTGCAGATGCCATTTGCAACATGCATCCAGCTACAATTTGAAAAGGAGAGCACAACATAATGAGCAGTCCTGACATTTTCTGGGAGACAGGAGTCAGAGATAAATTTTGTCACTGATTTCTGTGAAGGTTTTCGGAAAtacttcaatttttaatttcccctgAAATAAATAGAAGGATTTGTGTCAGGTGAGATGACCAGAAGTCCTGGCCAAACACAAACCAGAGATACTTCTCCTCACCTAAAGGAGGCAAGGACCACTAAGGCTATCATCAGCGTCACAAGGGAGGTGCAGTATCCGATGGTGTACATGGTCTTCAGGGTCATGAAATAGGAACGCTGCAGGGGAACATATAATCACATCTTTACCTTGTCTGTCTGGTAGAGATCAGCCCACACCAAGAAAAAGATCTCTCCTTGtatttaatgaataaattttcttgtaaaatcAGCTACTGAAATTTCAGCCTGAGCAACCACTTCCAATCATTTGCAGGAAGCATTCATGCTGAAAACCACCAATAGCAGTAGCCCCACCTGAGTTAAATCACAACATAACCAGTCTC includes:
- the SCTR gene encoding secretin receptor isoform X2; translation: MWTIWVIFWISAVPIKSVPPVCDLLSVLKREEEKCLETLSLEARNRTTENDLLLSSGFVYRNCTSEGWSDPYPRPDIACGYNVNDTTNEARRSYFMTLKTMYTIGYCTSLVTLMIALVVLASFRRLRCTRNYIHMHLFTSFILRASSNFIKDAVLFSSEDTNYCGAYTAGCKLTMVFFQYCIMSNYSWLLVEGLYLHTLLVISFFSERKYLWWFIALGWGAPTVFVAAWATARQLHENIGCWDINTDANTWWIIRGPIVVSIFINFILFVNILRILMRKLSSPEKRSSDFNQYKRLAKSTLLLIPLFGVHYIIFAFFPEDASSGTMEIQLFFELALGSFQGFVVAVLYCFLNGEVQLEVQRKWRQWHLSKHWRQHLSTSVSNGGSGLTQEMQMVRSSPPEHKRKTLQRSSVL
- the SCTR gene encoding secretin receptor isoform X1 encodes the protein MWTIWVIFWISAVPIKSVPPVCDLLSVLKREEEKCLETLSLEARNRTTENDLLLSSGRCAGMWDNMSCWPSSTVGQIVNAHCPEFFQMLTGKKGFVYRNCTSEGWSDPYPRPDIACGYNVNDTTNEARRSYFMTLKTMYTIGYCTSLVTLMIALVVLASFRRLRCTRNYIHMHLFTSFILRASSNFIKDAVLFSSEDTNYCGAYTAGCKLTMVFFQYCIMSNYSWLLVEGLYLHTLLVISFFSERKYLWWFIALGWGAPTVFVAAWATARQLHENIGCWDINTDANTWWIIRGPIVVSIFINFILFVNILRILMRKLSSPEKRSSDFNQYKRLAKSTLLLIPLFGVHYIIFAFFPEDASSGTMEIQLFFELALGSFQGFVVAVLYCFLNGEVQLEVQRKWRQWHLSKHWRQHLSTSVSNGGSGLTQEMQMVRSSPPEHKRKTLQRSSVL